Proteins co-encoded in one Nakamurella alba genomic window:
- a CDS encoding kelch repeat-containing protein — protein sequence MTATLIGAASAGAPGALGSGGELEVVVPVQPGQVLSLQVGVTGSGTTGGFPDGGNASTTAKKSLGCAGGGGSRISFQGGSDIAEAGGGGGCGGNGSGKSYGGSGGSGGNPGGGGNGGTDDCAGSGGVGGNSAAGQTGGGGDGYTSTCHGVYSDASNGSAGSGHVGGDGGGGSTKYVDGGGSGGGGGGGWLGGGGGGGGGQYGGAGGGGGGGSNGWDTTLASQGSVNSTGVNSGDGSIVLTYPIVGTATALSIAPNPQTVDGPVTVTATVTPANGSTEDLNGASVALQGAGDCASITLTSNSGSCTFDPTAPGSMSVTGTFATVGAYSSSASPATGATVAPGPTATSIGSITTTPTTATVPVTVTLQNQTWGAVDGTVDVTADGGQTCSVPALSAAGATSAQASCTVSGLTAGSSNTFTAVYHPADGTTVTSTATGTATQQLAPTSISATLPSAATYGNPVAVTGIEVQAAEVTALTGTVTVYDSPTAPASGQTTAPTGSVTLCSGLTLVSTGTGTFAPPSITECAGQPLAGASFVYAVYSGDSESLPSVGAPGTLQAQPATPTVTLTGQLAGQPVPQTVQSDTVVTLTASVTYGTPTTSVPNPIVSFYDNGTLACTSTPTSNGSCQVQPTILSSATHSYTAQFAGINGRLKSGADSTPLVVHLSVPQGTIGFSTPTQTVDAGDAATLTVTFTSSTTTARTGTVNVFSSADPSTPVCTPGTLTGDSFSCQVTPNPGSTNTYTASYSNDKVFGDLVTTADATVVVRAAGSTTALAPITGTFGGTVTLTATVESDFASTTPGGTVNFATTDGTSLCSAATVSTVAGRATASCTTTALQVGGPAVIASFPTTTTVGGSSSSSVTPTITAAATTTTSTVNLVGLARAAFNAHVVGPGAAGAVAGTVTFAGSGGTAVPGCTDIPVQGGTASCTGTVPDTGGPYTYSASFIPADNSFWQADTAASSAEATLTIPTGSCTGGFQQFFNSLATSTTPTLSGSFVSLPLSVDSSSVPTTCSASTVIDFTAGQTSPKLFNTFQVSGTVTGTVSQSGVCITGGTFGPTDDANWLDVNGDLILSDICFTLDGTGTKLTGILSGQLVSSDGQNVPLISIANLGAVTLGFTFAQVNSVPTLTFSAALDRTTDSGVALAGTIATDGTVNAALKSNNLSLFGAAFSLTGTVTRTPGQTPQFSADTSLTGPLSPPDAPGITLSAIDVTLSNAGLGVAATGRLGSGSNPLTVTLGLTVTDIHDWTATLSTATGSTWTPLQRLSVSTAITASLSYAAASTPAYNYSVDFGTPVANWDTGSGVTVEVKHLSLSSTATCQGAGTGDPIATLDGTATVDSLTVDITGCADLSTTNFSLQGTTADALTFGAVAIQTVQMTLSGSNAGVSFVGTAPGTVTTGSDSASFTFTVQAGAVTDKHLVIAATGDLGDLGLATGSASGFVAYASGPVSGFPTGLAAPAPTSIDLVSGVTGAGAITLDSGQQSDLRSIGDNQDTTVVFNASLSPSADATFSTTLNLPSLKLYTLALDNLVATGTYQRSNQQNHLAFSVTADVASESGTAKLAIDLAYDSGGTLTGGASLENLSVFGTAIDLSGSLSRGTDGLTGSLTLTPLDVKLPLPGSVSVTVHNFTATLATGRGLAMSGTVMLPGTTDGLTLAGTFADLQDYSVSVSGQLSGWQPTAGVTIGRVALSGSIVSATTPAAGVKPASTATTLDLTAKGNLFTISANGAVTVSVTDVELSNGAVSSGCTVAANGDLWLGITGSLSVTLGNTATADAVGCYDITAGDLSLEVSVPMNYSALDKTVTLVNPQLTIARTVTDGQANYSATARAQLTVSFSTPFTVSAAVQLDSDNFVIGAGIDLSQYLPGTGAVAQAYLIYSSTTVPSFDSTAFGNFGTIKLAQGINIASNVSIPSDFAGALSKVGLTRPGSDTLVATGNLNLAAKTATLGINVNLGVHGQNLFDTNGTQVALTSGQLQLTISPTLVAFGVQVDATMTMTSPTSDACNNTSNSIGLVGLVQLSDADLVASLTVDGWNDALGICGLDIDEFTVQVGVGLDDGLPTLGFSVDVTGLPQKLADTIGYVQGTPLQMALNLSPDEFLVSISIGSPGQTTPSLRPLTAFGQPDLIVVNSAQLYISPDGATIGNTVYPAGYALALSSTIEGVALDLSIKVDPTVPSLAVNAQLGQVTAGSLTFGPTQLILNASPTTFQFQFSGSIQLGPGTLDLGLVRFTGQLSAAVTVSIGTQGLAAQISGSASIQGSNYLPQSVCYWHHFAPYPCNFQWVDDKPLTIPPFTAGIDLNSSGVDLQIPYTSKTLHLPFSSNSDTGVGATQAVGATQAATPHTSAAQSPAAIRASAMAAAMPAAAKTPQTTVAATDPLPQDDSNPPAQLWSRLVPPGSQVRQATGYRDFVVGNIREGADVGLVTTDNQLTAAAAWDSVPSMPQSRAFAITAALPNGDVLVAGGFNDQHTLAEAVIYNESTSTWTETGSLTVPRAGAAVVTLADGRVLAAGGADETDNLTSVEIYDPASGTWSLTGSLHDGRQLAAAVLLPDGRILVAGGRGVSDQPLASAEIYDPATGSWSETTPMKQARMYAAATTLADGRVLVTAGLGAGAPLSTSELFDPTTDSWSTTGSVDNARFAAVASLLADGRVLLSGGSAFSELFDPATGTWSRSGTEYTPRSFSGTVTLSDGRVLTVGGAAGGAVTADTELYNPDLGLWSVSDPLPVAGYGMHAAQLTDGRALLAGGQTGRTANADSFVYLPDSASGGGGHGGLPNTGASIPVLPTGFTGLLLVLIGAVLVFGVRRRRTR from the coding sequence GTGACTGCCACCCTGATCGGGGCAGCCTCGGCCGGCGCCCCGGGTGCGCTCGGCTCCGGCGGCGAACTTGAGGTCGTCGTCCCGGTGCAGCCCGGGCAGGTGCTGTCGCTGCAGGTGGGAGTCACCGGGTCTGGCACCACGGGCGGCTTCCCGGACGGCGGCAACGCGAGCACTACGGCAAAGAAGTCACTTGGCTGCGCAGGCGGTGGTGGATCGCGCATCAGTTTCCAGGGCGGAAGCGACATCGCCGAGGCCGGTGGTGGCGGCGGCTGTGGTGGGAACGGCAGCGGGAAGAGCTACGGCGGGAGCGGTGGCAGCGGCGGAAACCCCGGCGGCGGCGGCAACGGCGGTACCGACGACTGCGCGGGAAGTGGTGGTGTCGGCGGCAACTCTGCGGCGGGTCAGACCGGCGGTGGCGGCGACGGTTACACCAGCACCTGCCACGGCGTGTACTCCGACGCCAGCAACGGCAGCGCCGGGTCCGGGCACGTGGGCGGGGACGGCGGCGGCGGATCGACCAAGTATGTCGACGGCGGCGGGTCCGGCGGCGGTGGCGGCGGTGGGTGGCTCGGTGGTGGTGGCGGCGGCGGCGGCGGCCAGTACGGCGGGGCCGGTGGCGGTGGCGGTGGCGGTTCCAACGGCTGGGACACCACTCTCGCGAGTCAGGGCAGCGTCAACTCCACCGGGGTGAACAGCGGCGACGGCAGCATTGTGCTGACCTACCCGATAGTCGGTACCGCGACCGCTTTGTCGATCGCGCCGAACCCCCAGACGGTCGACGGGCCGGTCACCGTCACCGCAACGGTGACCCCGGCCAACGGCAGCACCGAAGATCTGAACGGCGCGTCGGTCGCGCTGCAGGGTGCAGGTGACTGCGCGTCCATCACACTGACCTCAAATTCCGGCAGCTGCACGTTCGACCCGACCGCCCCCGGCTCGATGTCAGTGACCGGAACCTTCGCGACCGTTGGGGCGTACAGCTCATCGGCCTCGCCCGCGACGGGAGCCACCGTTGCCCCCGGCCCGACCGCCACCTCCATCGGCTCGATTACCACCACCCCGACCACTGCGACGGTCCCGGTCACCGTGACCCTGCAGAACCAGACCTGGGGCGCCGTCGACGGGACCGTCGACGTCACCGCCGACGGCGGTCAGACCTGTTCGGTGCCGGCGCTCTCGGCAGCGGGGGCGACCTCGGCGCAGGCCTCCTGCACGGTGAGCGGCCTGACGGCGGGCAGCAGCAACACCTTCACCGCTGTCTACCACCCGGCCGACGGCACCACGGTCACCTCGACGGCTACCGGGACCGCCACCCAGCAGCTGGCACCCACGTCGATCTCCGCAACGCTGCCGTCGGCCGCCACCTACGGCAACCCGGTCGCCGTCACCGGCATCGAGGTCCAAGCCGCCGAGGTAACGGCACTGACCGGCACGGTCACCGTCTACGACTCGCCCACCGCGCCGGCCTCCGGGCAGACGACCGCCCCCACCGGCTCCGTCACCCTGTGCAGCGGGCTGACGTTGGTATCCACCGGCACCGGCACCTTCGCTCCGCCGTCCATCACCGAGTGCGCCGGCCAGCCGCTGGCAGGTGCGTCCTTCGTGTACGCGGTCTACTCCGGCGACTCCGAGAGTCTGCCGTCGGTCGGCGCTCCGGGCACCCTGCAGGCCCAGCCGGCCACGCCCACCGTGACGCTGACCGGGCAGCTCGCCGGCCAACCCGTACCGCAGACCGTACAGAGCGACACCGTCGTCACGCTGACCGCGAGCGTCACATACGGCACTCCGACCACGTCGGTGCCGAACCCGATCGTCAGCTTCTACGACAACGGGACCCTGGCCTGCACCAGCACACCGACCAGCAACGGCAGCTGCCAGGTGCAGCCCACCATCCTCAGCAGCGCCACCCACAGCTACACCGCGCAGTTCGCCGGGATCAACGGCAGGCTCAAGTCGGGCGCGGACAGCACCCCGCTGGTGGTGCACCTGAGCGTGCCGCAGGGGACCATCGGGTTCAGCACGCCGACCCAGACCGTCGACGCCGGCGACGCGGCCACCCTGACAGTCACCTTCACTTCATCCACCACGACAGCGAGAACTGGTACTGTGAACGTCTTCTCGAGCGCAGACCCGAGCACTCCGGTCTGCACGCCCGGCACCCTGACCGGCGACAGCTTCAGCTGCCAGGTCACCCCCAACCCGGGCAGCACGAACACGTACACCGCCTCGTATTCGAACGACAAGGTCTTCGGCGACCTGGTCACCACGGCGGACGCCACGGTCGTCGTCCGAGCGGCGGGCAGCACCACCGCGCTCGCGCCGATCACCGGCACCTTCGGCGGCACCGTGACTCTGACGGCCACCGTCGAGTCCGACTTCGCGAGCACGACGCCCGGCGGCACGGTCAACTTCGCCACTACGGACGGCACCTCGCTGTGCTCGGCCGCGACCGTGAGCACGGTGGCGGGGAGGGCGACTGCGAGCTGCACCACCACTGCGCTTCAGGTCGGCGGCCCGGCGGTCATCGCATCGTTCCCGACCACCACGACGGTGGGCGGCTCCTCGTCCTCGTCGGTCACCCCCACAATCACCGCAGCCGCCACCACGACCACCTCGACCGTCAACCTCGTCGGGCTGGCCAGGGCTGCATTCAACGCACATGTGGTCGGCCCGGGCGCCGCCGGCGCGGTGGCCGGCACCGTCACGTTCGCCGGGAGCGGCGGCACCGCGGTCCCCGGCTGCACCGACATCCCGGTGCAGGGCGGCACTGCGAGCTGCACCGGAACCGTCCCGGACACCGGCGGCCCGTACACTTACTCCGCCTCGTTCATTCCGGCGGACAACAGCTTCTGGCAGGCGGACACCGCGGCATCGTCGGCGGAGGCGACGCTGACCATCCCGACCGGTTCCTGCACCGGCGGCTTCCAGCAGTTCTTCAACTCGCTGGCGACCAGCACCACCCCCACGCTGAGCGGCAGCTTCGTCTCGCTGCCGCTGTCGGTCGACAGCTCCAGCGTGCCGACCACCTGCTCGGCGTCCACGGTCATCGACTTCACCGCGGGGCAGACGTCACCGAAGCTGTTCAACACGTTCCAGGTGAGCGGCACCGTGACCGGCACCGTCAGCCAAAGCGGCGTTTGCATCACCGGCGGCACCTTCGGCCCGACCGACGACGCGAACTGGCTCGACGTCAACGGCGATCTGATCCTCAGCGACATCTGTTTCACGCTCGACGGCACCGGTACCAAGCTGACCGGAATCCTGTCCGGACAACTGGTGTCGAGCGACGGGCAGAACGTTCCGCTGATCAGCATCGCCAACCTGGGCGCGGTGACGCTCGGATTCACCTTCGCCCAGGTGAACTCGGTACCCACGCTGACGTTCTCCGCAGCCCTGGACCGCACGACCGACAGCGGGGTCGCATTGGCCGGCACCATCGCCACCGACGGCACGGTGAACGCGGCACTGAAGTCCAACAACCTCAGCCTGTTCGGTGCGGCGTTCTCGCTGACCGGCACCGTCACCCGCACCCCCGGGCAGACGCCGCAGTTCTCGGCGGACACGTCGCTGACCGGACCGCTGAGCCCGCCCGACGCACCCGGCATCACACTGTCCGCGATCGACGTCACCCTGTCCAACGCCGGGTTGGGCGTCGCCGCGACCGGCAGGCTGGGCAGCGGCTCGAACCCACTGACCGTGACACTCGGGCTGACGGTGACCGACATTCACGACTGGACCGCCACGCTCAGCACCGCCACCGGTTCGACGTGGACGCCGCTGCAGAGACTCTCGGTAAGCACGGCGATCACCGCGTCGCTGAGCTACGCGGCCGCGAGCACCCCCGCTTACAACTACAGCGTCGACTTCGGGACGCCGGTGGCCAACTGGGACACCGGCTCCGGGGTCACCGTCGAGGTGAAGCACCTGTCGCTGTCCTCCACCGCGACCTGCCAGGGCGCAGGCACCGGCGACCCGATCGCGACCCTCGACGGCACCGCGACGGTCGACTCGCTGACCGTCGACATCACCGGCTGCGCCGACCTTTCCACCACGAACTTCTCGCTGCAGGGCACCACCGCGGACGCGCTGACCTTCGGGGCCGTCGCCATCCAGACGGTCCAGATGACGCTGTCCGGATCGAACGCCGGCGTCTCGTTCGTCGGGACCGCGCCCGGCACCGTAACCACCGGTAGCGACAGCGCGAGCTTCACCTTCACGGTGCAGGCCGGCGCCGTCACCGACAAGCACCTGGTCATCGCAGCGACCGGCGACCTGGGTGACCTCGGGCTGGCGACCGGGTCCGCCAGCGGCTTTGTCGCCTACGCCTCCGGTCCGGTGTCCGGCTTCCCCACCGGGCTGGCCGCGCCGGCGCCGACGTCGATCGACCTGGTTTCCGGCGTGACCGGCGCCGGCGCGATCACGCTGGACAGTGGGCAGCAGAGCGATCTGCGCTCGATCGGCGACAACCAGGACACCACAGTGGTTTTCAACGCGTCGCTCAGCCCGTCGGCGGACGCGACCTTCAGCACCACGCTGAACCTGCCGAGCCTGAAGCTGTACACGCTGGCGCTCGACAACCTGGTCGCCACCGGCACCTACCAGCGCAGCAACCAGCAGAACCATCTCGCGTTCTCGGTGACGGCGGACGTGGCGTCCGAATCCGGCACCGCGAAACTGGCGATCGACCTCGCCTACGACAGCGGCGGCACGCTGACCGGCGGCGCGTCACTAGAGAACCTGTCCGTCTTCGGCACCGCGATCGACCTGTCCGGCAGCCTGTCCCGTGGCACCGACGGCTTGACCGGCTCGCTCACCCTCACCCCGCTGGACGTGAAACTGCCGCTGCCCGGTTCGGTCTCGGTCACGGTGCACAACTTCACCGCCACCCTCGCCACCGGCAGAGGACTGGCGATGTCCGGCACCGTGATGCTGCCCGGGACCACCGATGGGCTGACGCTCGCCGGCACGTTCGCCGACCTGCAGGACTACTCGGTGTCGGTGTCCGGCCAGTTGAGCGGCTGGCAGCCGACCGCCGGTGTCACGATCGGCCGGGTCGCGCTCTCCGGCTCGATCGTCTCTGCCACCACACCGGCCGCCGGCGTGAAACCGGCCAGCACTGCGACCACCCTGGACCTGACGGCGAAGGGCAACCTGTTCACCATCTCCGCGAACGGCGCGGTCACCGTGTCCGTCACCGACGTCGAGTTGTCCAACGGCGCGGTGTCCAGCGGCTGCACCGTGGCCGCCAATGGTGACCTGTGGCTCGGCATCACCGGCTCGTTGTCGGTGACGCTGGGCAACACAGCCACCGCGGACGCGGTGGGCTGTTACGACATCACCGCGGGTGACCTGTCGCTGGAGGTGTCCGTCCCGATGAACTATTCGGCGCTGGACAAGACGGTCACCCTGGTCAACCCGCAACTGACCATCGCCCGCACCGTGACGGACGGCCAGGCCAACTACAGCGCGACCGCGCGGGCGCAGCTGACCGTGTCGTTCTCCACCCCGTTCACCGTCAGCGCCGCCGTGCAGCTCGACTCGGACAACTTCGTCATCGGTGCCGGGATCGACCTGTCGCAGTACCTGCCGGGCACGGGCGCCGTCGCCCAGGCGTACCTGATCTACAGCAGCACAACCGTGCCGTCGTTCGACAGCACCGCGTTCGGCAACTTCGGCACGATCAAGCTCGCGCAAGGCATCAACATCGCCAGCAACGTGTCAATCCCGTCCGACTTCGCCGGCGCGCTCAGCAAGGTCGGGCTGACCCGTCCGGGCAGCGACACCCTGGTCGCCACCGGCAATCTCAATCTGGCGGCGAAGACGGCCACGCTCGGCATCAACGTCAACCTCGGCGTGCACGGGCAGAACCTGTTCGACACCAACGGCACCCAGGTGGCGCTCACCTCCGGGCAGCTGCAGCTGACCATCTCGCCCACGCTGGTCGCGTTCGGTGTGCAGGTCGACGCGACGATGACGATGACCTCACCGACGTCCGATGCCTGCAACAACACCAGCAACAGCATCGGTCTGGTCGGACTTGTGCAGCTGTCCGACGCCGACCTGGTCGCCTCGCTGACCGTCGACGGCTGGAATGACGCGCTCGGTATCTGCGGCCTGGACATCGACGAGTTCACCGTGCAGGTCGGCGTCGGGCTGGACGACGGCCTGCCGACGCTGGGCTTCTCGGTCGACGTCACGGGTCTGCCGCAGAAGCTGGCCGACACCATCGGGTACGTGCAGGGTACGCCGCTGCAGATGGCACTGAACCTGTCGCCGGACGAGTTCCTGGTGTCGATCTCGATCGGCAGCCCCGGGCAGACCACGCCGTCCCTGCGACCGCTGACCGCCTTCGGTCAACCGGATCTCATCGTGGTGAACTCCGCGCAGCTGTACATCTCCCCCGACGGGGCGACGATCGGCAACACCGTCTACCCGGCCGGTTACGCGCTCGCACTGAGCTCGACGATCGAAGGGGTCGCGCTCGACCTGTCCATCAAGGTCGACCCCACCGTCCCGTCGTTGGCAGTCAACGCGCAGCTGGGCCAGGTGACGGCCGGATCGCTGACCTTCGGGCCGACGCAGCTGATTTTGAACGCCAGCCCGACCACGTTCCAGTTCCAGTTCAGCGGGTCGATTCAGCTCGGGCCAGGCACCCTGGACCTCGGCCTGGTCAGGTTCACAGGTCAGCTCAGCGCCGCGGTGACGGTGTCGATCGGGACCCAGGGTCTGGCCGCGCAGATCTCCGGGAGCGCCTCCATCCAGGGCAGCAACTACCTCCCGCAATCCGTGTGCTACTGGCACCATTTCGCTCCCTATCCCTGCAATTTCCAATGGGTCGACGACAAACCGCTCACCATCCCGCCATTCACCGCCGGGATCGACCTGAACTCCTCCGGCGTCGACCTGCAGATCCCCTACACGTCCAAGACACTGCACCTGCCGTTCTCCAGCAATTCCGACACCGGAGTCGGCGCGACCCAGGCGGTCGGCGCGACCCAGGCGGCTACCCCGCACACGTCCGCCGCGCAATCGCCGGCCGCGATCCGCGCATCAGCTATGGCCGCCGCGATGCCGGCCGCGGCCAAGACCCCCCAGACAACCGTCGCAGCGACCGACCCGCTGCCGCAGGACGACTCGAACCCGCCGGCCCAGCTGTGGTCACGGTTGGTCCCTCCGGGATCGCAGGTCCGGCAGGCGACCGGTTACCGCGACTTCGTGGTCGGCAACATCCGCGAGGGCGCCGACGTCGGCTTGGTCACCACCGACAACCAACTGACCGCCGCCGCCGCATGGGACTCGGTGCCGTCGATGCCGCAGTCGCGGGCGTTCGCCATCACGGCGGCGTTGCCCAACGGCGACGTGCTGGTGGCCGGCGGTTTCAACGATCAGCACACCCTGGCCGAGGCGGTGATCTACAACGAGAGCACGTCGACCTGGACGGAGACCGGCAGTCTCACCGTTCCGCGCGCCGGGGCTGCGGTGGTGACCCTGGCCGACGGCCGGGTGTTGGCTGCCGGCGGGGCGGACGAGACCGACAACCTGACCTCGGTGGAGATCTACGACCCGGCCAGCGGAACCTGGTCGCTGACGGGTTCCCTTCACGACGGACGGCAGTTGGCCGCGGCGGTGCTGTTGCCGGACGGTCGGATCCTGGTCGCCGGCGGCCGCGGCGTGAGCGATCAACCGCTGGCCTCGGCCGAGATCTACGACCCGGCGACCGGCAGCTGGTCGGAGACGACACCGATGAAGCAGGCCCGGATGTACGCGGCCGCCACCACGCTGGCCGACGGCCGGGTGCTGGTGACCGCGGGCCTGGGCGCCGGAGCCCCGCTGTCCACCAGCGAGCTGTTCGACCCGACGACCGACAGCTGGTCGACCACCGGATCTGTCGACAACGCCCGGTTCGCCGCCGTAGCCTCGCTGCTGGCCGACGGTCGGGTGCTGCTGTCCGGCGGGAGCGCGTTCAGCGAACTGTTCGACCCGGCCACCGGGACGTGGTCCCGATCCGGTACCGAGTACACACCGCGGTCGTTCTCCGGCACCGTCACGCTGTCCGACGGCCGGGTTCTGACAGTGGGTGGCGCCGCCGGAGGTGCCGTAACTGCCGACACCGAGCTCTACAACCCGGATCTGGGCCTGTGGAGCGTCAGCGACCCGCTGCCCGTCGCCGGTTACGGAATGCACGCGGCGCAGCTGACAGACGGCCGCGCGCTGCTCGCCGGCGGTCAGACCGGCCGGACCGCCAACGCCGACAGCTTCGTGTACCTGCCCGACAGTGCGTCCGGTGGCGGCGGCCACGGCGGTTTGCCGAACACCGGCGCATCGATCCCGGTGCTCCCCACCGGCTTCACCGGTCTGCTGCTGGTACTGATCGGTGCGGTCCTGGTATTCGGTGTGCGGCGCCGCCGGACTCGCTGA
- a CDS encoding helicase associated domain-containing protein, with amino-acid sequence MTFSADNSGWDARLAEVVAFVESCGRLPGVNRLSSQHERRLARWVYVQRQHARRELISPSRRRSLDRALPAWIGSGGSAPATRVRRPLPNPQDEPPGI; translated from the coding sequence ATGACGTTCTCGGCAGACAATTCCGGCTGGGATGCACGTTTAGCCGAAGTAGTTGCGTTCGTGGAGAGCTGCGGTCGGCTGCCCGGCGTCAACCGGTTGTCCAGTCAGCACGAACGACGTCTGGCCAGGTGGGTGTATGTGCAACGCCAACACGCTCGCCGCGAGCTCATCTCCCCAAGCCGGCGTCGCAGCCTCGACAGGGCACTACCCGCGTGGATCGGGTCGGGCGGGTCTGCACCTGCCACTCGGGTCAGGAGGCCGCTGCCCAACCCTCAGGACGAGCCGCCGGGCATCTGA
- a CDS encoding helix-turn-helix domain-containing protein, which produces MSHRDVRTTLHGRWLIVERHQAGWPQSHIAKAMGISPGCVAKWIARFLTEGVEGLQDRSSRPHRCPSRTSGAVQAQIVDLRRRDRRGWIWLADELGMPASTISRVLARCGEPRLCELDSITGEGFWATSPDGSRRGRSIPRVPAQTLYSLRVYGKGPRGIRVGRHLRYRRADVEAWLDSQDDDRPPAA; this is translated from the coding sequence ATGTCCCACCGTGATGTCCGGACGACGCTCCACGGCAGGTGGTTGATCGTCGAGCGTCATCAGGCCGGGTGGCCGCAGTCGCACATCGCGAAGGCGATGGGCATCTCCCCCGGGTGCGTGGCGAAGTGGATCGCCCGGTTCCTCACCGAGGGCGTGGAGGGTCTGCAGGACCGGTCCTCTCGCCCGCACCGTTGCCCGTCACGTACCAGCGGCGCGGTACAGGCGCAGATCGTGGACCTGCGCCGCCGGGATCGGCGGGGGTGGATATGGCTCGCTGACGAGCTGGGTATGCCGGCCAGCACGATCTCCCGGGTGTTGGCCCGCTGCGGCGAGCCGCGGCTGTGCGAGCTGGACTCGATCACCGGGGAAGGTTTCTGGGCAACGTCTCCTGACGGAAGTCGGCGAGGTCGCAGCATTCCTAGGGTGCCCGCGCAGACGTTGTATAGCTTGCGGGTGTACGGGAAGGGACCGCGGGGGATCCGGGTAGGTCGGCATCTGCGGTACCGGCGGGCGGATGTGGAGGCGTGGCTGGATTCGCAGGACGATGACCGGCCGCCGGCCGCCTGA
- a CDS encoding toprim domain-containing protein yields the protein MAIDPEELAAANQAALNFHTTGGRDVRAEQYLHSRGITLPAGYQAGHSVLAEHLTAAGWHPDVLLAAGLCRNTAAGQLLDTFSGRIVFPIRAGDTVTGFIGRTERDGVEPKYVNIATTALFDKSSSQLYGLTEGTDRLAHEGVFPVPVEGPIDALAIAQHTPDLVPVAVMGTAVTDHHLAAPQTASPGKRIIVALDDAPAGMAHAHGADVAKWLHPGNCRRIIYTAVEHHITQAGDLQFLEQRVTTAKAVWAYLDQHYQSDPDHDRAADYAADLCRVSRLGLPPLPAHRREMTLPGQRQASDLGR from the coding sequence GTGGCGATCGATCCGGAAGAGCTGGCCGCGGCCAACCAGGCCGCCCTGAACTTCCACACCACCGGCGGGCGGGACGTACGCGCCGAGCAGTACCTGCACAGCCGCGGCATCACCCTGCCCGCCGGCTACCAGGCCGGCCACAGCGTCCTGGCCGAGCACCTCACCGCCGCAGGGTGGCACCCCGACGTCCTCCTCGCGGCCGGGCTGTGCCGGAACACCGCCGCAGGCCAGCTGTTGGACACCTTTTCCGGCCGGATCGTGTTCCCCATCCGGGCCGGTGACACGGTCACCGGGTTCATCGGCCGCACCGAACGCGACGGCGTCGAACCCAAGTACGTCAACATCGCTACCACCGCGCTGTTCGACAAAAGCAGCAGCCAGCTCTACGGTCTCACCGAAGGCACCGACCGCCTCGCCCACGAGGGGGTGTTCCCCGTCCCGGTCGAAGGCCCGATCGACGCACTCGCGATCGCGCAACACACCCCAGACCTCGTCCCCGTCGCGGTGATGGGCACCGCCGTCACCGACCACCACCTCGCAGCCCCGCAGACCGCCTCACCGGGGAAACGCATCATCGTCGCCCTGGACGACGCCCCCGCCGGCATGGCCCACGCCCACGGCGCCGATGTGGCGAAATGGTTACACCCCGGGAACTGTCGCCGCATCATCTACACCGCCGTCGAACACCACATCACCCAAGCCGGCGACCTACAATTCCTCGAACAGCGCGTCACCACCGCCAAAGCAGTGTGGGCCTACCTCGACCAGCATTACCAGTCCGATCCGGATCATGACCGGGCCGCCGACTACGCCGCCGACCTGTGCCGCGTGAGCCGCCTCGGCCTCCCACCGCTGCCCGCGCACCGCCGCGAGATGACCCTGCCCGGGCAGCGACAGGCCTCCGATCTCGGCCGCTAG
- a CDS encoding helicase associated domain-containing protein, translating to MTVVTRGFQRDDAVWKARLQSVLMHAAAHGRLPGQGQSAAPAERSLALWLANQRREHSCGLMPSDRVEQLDSTLPGWRGRHRW from the coding sequence ATGACCGTCGTGACTAGGGGTTTCCAGCGCGACGACGCAGTTTGGAAGGCTCGCTTACAGAGTGTGCTGATGCACGCCGCCGCCCACGGCAGGCTCCCCGGCCAGGGACAATCCGCGGCGCCCGCCGAACGATCGCTAGCCCTGTGGCTGGCAAACCAGCGCAGAGAGCATTCCTGCGGCTTAATGCCATCGGACCGCGTCGAGCAATTGGATAGCACCTTGCCTGGGTGGCGAGGCCGCCATCGGTGGTGA